The DNA region TCCTTGCTTGGTTCTGCTATGTCGCACCACGTGCATTTTGGCCCAACTCTTTTATCTGTCTTTTAGAAACGATCTGTAATAACCGATTTTAACTTAACTTGGTATGCATGAAAGTACGCCCTACCAATTAAGTGACAGAGCATTTCATCAGTTAAGAATAAAACCCTATGCCATCcttaaagagttggaagaggacaATCATTTTTCTGGGTTCATTTCCCTGCCTGgtgcagaaatccaaattaagGAAGTTTCCTGTACAGTCCAGCCTgtgtgtcagcactcctccattggataatcaggaaagaaaaccacgaaaccccattgatagaaatcaagtgtacttttactgattataaatgatcaggagcgtagcaaagcgaagactgattatttaggcgcgaaagcgagtgatatatagaataacccattccccaccccttggcatcccagttacagtccaatcacaattctcccaagtgtcaggtgcgagataacttcgaaaggcatcaccaagatggaatgtcggtgccgttggccttggcgggaaacctcctccgcatgcgcagtaagacaggcagcagaaactccagaatcttcctccagcacaattagtaaacccctcccaaataccatgccctccctccccatttcatggcagccgaagcagcagcaaagcagaggctgacactgtgTTTGAAGACATCCAGAGAAAGGGATTTCCACCATTTACCCTACGCCATCcttaaagagttggaagaggacaATCGTTCTTCTGGGTTCATTTCCCTGCTTGgtgcagaaatccaaattaagGAAGAGTTTCGTGTATAGTCCAGCCTGTGTTTGAAGACATCCAGAGAAAGGGATTTCCACCATTTACTCTATGCCATCTTTAAAGAGTTAGAAGAGGACAATCATTCTTCTGGGTTCATTTCCCTGCCTGgtgcagaaatccaaattaagGAAGTTTCCTGTATAATCCAGCCTGTGTTTGAAGACATCCAGAGAAAGGGATTCCCACCATTTCCCAAAACAACTCCTTTATCCCCTCGCTGACAACCATTTCTGCAGAAATCCCCCCATTGTCGGGATAACTGGGAAGGCAGCACAGTTTTGGTATCTGTGGCAACTGAGATTATAACTCCCCAACCTCTGATACAGTTGTATTTACTGCTTTTGTTCAGAACATGCCATAAAGCCTTCCCCCCCCTTCCACTCACACCCCCACGCGTAACACGCAAACCCCAGAAACGGGTGCTCCTTGAAACGCAACGGGCACATTGTCGAGAAACACACAAAGTATTTCTTTCCTGGGACCTaatttgtattgttattattattattatcacctCCCCCCCTTCGCAAACCCAAGTTGAGCTGGCTTGCAAACGGGAAGTCTGGGTAACGTTGAAAGAAAAAGCTTTCAACCTAAGCGCGGTTTGGAAGCCTGGGAAGATCGCAaggacaaataataataataacgacAACagcaatgataataataataataggtgaATGAAATGCGATTAATCGTGGCATGGTTATGCATTACCTGGTGGGCTACCTGCTAGGGTAGGGGGCGGGGTGTTAGCCCTGGGTTTCCCTTCCTACACCAAGGGCAGCTTGACATCTCAAACCCCGCCAAGGGAGCCGGGGGATGCcaggcagagggggggggctgcccGGGGTCTCAGCCCCCCAGGAGAAAaagcgagagggagggaggggggtaagCAGACGGCGGGCGTCTGGAATCCCACCCTTGGAGCTCCCGTGATTGACACCCCAGAGGATGGCCCGAGCTTTCCAAGCGCAGAGCCGGGCAGCCAATGAGCGCGAGCCGGGGGCGGGCCTTGGCATCATCAGGAGTATCTGTGACTTTAGACTCGGCGGCGCTGCTGAAGGGGAGCCCAGAGCCCAGCCGGACGGCGCAGGTGAAGGGCGTGcgaagccagccagccagccagccagccagccagccagagaCCCGGAGCGCGGACACTCGGAGCCGGGGGGGGTCGCCAGCGCTCGGACGGCGGCGGGTCCTGCTGAAAGGGGCCACCCGGCTCCACCCCATGGCGACCGAAGGACTTTAAAGGAGTTCTGGGGGGCTTGGTCGGCATCTGGGCGATTCCGGGTACGGATTTCGGATCCTTCCCACCTTTGCATGGCGTCGCCGCGTCTCACGCTCGCTTTGCTGGGCCAGCTTTTGCTTTTAGCCCGCCCGATTTTTcacgattattattttttccggGCCAGGAGTTTTAAACAAAAGGGCAGAGCAACCACCGAGCTGGGAGGGTGCAGAAGCGGGACGTGATCAAAGCCagagagcggcggcggcggcggcggcttggAAGCTCCCCGACTTCTCGGCGAGAAGTGGCGGCTGCCGCtttggagaaagaggaaaggggaggacGACAACTGGAGACAAAGCGAAGGGGCGGGATGGAACCTCTCGCCGGGACACCGCAAACCCACCCCGAGCCCGGCCCGGACGGGGTTTTGGATTCTTTGGGGAGAGGAATTGAGGCGCCGTCCCGAACAGGCGACCCCCCTACCCCCCGCcgcctctctcccttttttcctccgCCTTTGTGCACCACTAAGTCTCCTAGGAGCAGCAgatcggggcggggggggggttggttggcAAAACAGGGCagcccgggggagggggggcttctcGCAACCCCTGGAGACCCAGGAACCCCCTCCAGCAACCCCTGGAGACCCAGCAACCCCTGGAGACCCAGGAACCCCCTCCAGCAACCCCTGGAGACCCAGCAACCCCTGGAGACCCAGGAACCCCCTCCAGCAACCCCTGGAGACCCAGGAACCCCCTCCAGCAACCCCCGGAGACCCAGCAACCCCCTCCAGCAACCCCCGGAGACCCAGCAACCCCCTCCAGCAACCCCCGGAGACCCAGGAACCCCCTCCAGCAACCCCTGGAGACCCAGGAACCATCATCCCCTGCCCGTCCTAAGGGTTGGGTCGGGCAGAAAGGGGTTGGGCGTGTTGGGGGGGGGTATAGCAAGAAGCATCAGCCGGCGacagttttttctctctctcttccttggcCCAGACGGGACGCACCCTCGGATCCCCCGTCTCGGCTTGCGCCCCTTTCCGCGCCGCGCGTGTTTTCATTGTtatgctcccccaccccacccctggcgTTCAATCTCCCCTCCTCTTATTTCTTCCTCTCCCGTCTCTCTCAGATCCGGCGATCCCTGCTCTCGCCGCGCCCTGTCATTGATGGGAAATCAACTGGATCGCATCACTCACCTGAGTTACAGCGAGCTGCCGACCGGGGACCCCTCGGGGATCGAGAAAGACGAGCTGCGCGTCGGCGTGGCTTACTTCTTCTCCGACGAGGAGGAGGATCTGGACGAGCGAGGCCAGCCGGACAAGTACTGCGTGAAGGGCTCGAGCAGCCCGGCTCAAGAGTCCCCCACccgacaccaccaccaccaccacgcgCCGCAGCTGGCGCTGAGCGAGACCCAGTTCTCCGCCTTCCGCGGCCAGGAATGCATCTTCTCCAAGGTGAGCGGAGACTCGCAGACGGGCGATTTGAGCGTCTCCCCGGCGTCTTCCCTGCCTGCCCTGTGCAAGCCGGGAGACCTGCTGGAGCTGCTCTACCTGGGGCCGTCCGAGCACCCTCCGCCGCCCCCGCAGTGGGCCGTCTACGTGGGCAACGCTCAGATCATCCACTTGCACCAGGGCCAGATACGGCAGGACAGCTTGTACGAGGCGGCCGCCGGCAACGTGGGCCGGGTGGTGAGTAGCTGGTACCGCTTCCGCCCCCTGGTGGCCGAGCTGGTCGTGCAGAACGCTTGCAGCCACCTGGGCTTAAAGAGCCCCGAGATCTGCTGGACGAACTCGGAGAGCTTCGCCGCTTGGTGCCGCTTCGGCAAACGGGAGTTCAAAGCCGGCGGGGAGCTCCAGCCGGCCTCGGGCTCTCAGCCTCAGCAGCAATACTATCTCAAGATCCACCTGGCGGACAGCAAGGGACACACGGTGCGCTTCCAAAGCTTGGAGGACCTCATTAGGGAGAAACGCAGGATCGATGCCAGCGGGAAACTGAGGGTGATCCAAGAACTGGCCATGGTGGACGATGGCAAAGAATGAAAAGCGCCAGTGGGGAGAAGGGAGAGCCTGTTTGCTGGGCTTCTCCCGCCTTtgctcatcctcctcctcctcctccggtctTTCCGGAGGGAAACCCCCTTTGCAAACCAAACCAGCGGCTGCCCTTCCCTTGGCCTCGGCCGGAGGTCGTTCCACCTCTCGCCAACCGGGATCGCCGTCGCCGTGATCCCGACGACCCGGAGGGAAGGGTGGAGACGGGTGGTGCCGGCCAACGCGATGAGCAAAATCTGCGGACAAACTCACTCCATGTTCATCATACTTCCCATCCTgcttaaataaaaaaagatgtttaaaaaaaaataaccccccccccctttttttcctttaaaagaaaaaaacgttCCTGGCTTTAATTCCTAAGAACCATagtgattttttgttgttgttaaggtAAAAATGGAGATTAGTTTATTTGGAGGGTTCTACCTGTTCTTGTGAGTGCAAGAACTTTTGATGGGGTGTTGATGTGGGGGACGGAGGGCAACTTGGTGCCCTCTTGATATATTGGCTGCAGTTGACCTTGGCCTTGATGCTTTGAAGTCCACTATGCCCAGAGGGAGGGCAGTTTACTCATTTACAGCCTGGCAATTTTATGGGATGGTAAATCTTGTTGTAGAATTACTCACCgggtgtttttaaaaatcactttccTGAAAGCTCTTTTATCAGTTTTCCAGAGTGTTAGACGGATATAAACATGGAGTAGAATTGTGAAGGGGGGAAAATAGCCATCTGATGCAATGTACATTGTTTTCTGAGTAAGCATGTAGAGCATGCATCGCAATAGCAGTTTGAGTTCTGGATCTGACTTTTATGCAGCTGTGGCCACAAGGACGATTACAGTCCCAGGGAGATACAATCTTCATCTGTTTGGGATGGCACTAGGTAGTGAAGGGTTgtgtagccgaggtggcgcagtggttagggtgcagtactgcaggccacttcagctgactgtgatctgcagttcaaatctcaccggctcaaaggttgactcagccttccatccttccgaggtgggtgaaatgaggacccggattgttgttggagacaatatgctgattctgtaaaccgcttagagagggctgaaagccctatgaagcagtatataagtcttaactgctagtgctattgctattgcttaagcCATTGCATGGttaaaatagcaaaataataataataataatccttcaAATTAAGCTATGTTGGTGTCTGTGTAGCATTTCCTCAGTGACCTTGACTGATCTTGAAAAAGCTAAGCAGAATGCGGTtggttagtatttggatgggGGGCCACCAGGAGATCCTGGGTTACgctgagaatttttaaaaacaaatctgaaaGAATGACCCAGAAATCCCTTATATGGCTATAAGGTCACCAAGTAATGCTTCATCTTTATTACATAGTTATGATTTCTTTTAAGAGGTAGCAGTTGCCTTCCCTGCCTCCAGCAATTAACACTGCCTCCTGTTTCGAGTGCAGATTTTACTTTATGGTAAAGCCATGTGGTGTTATTTAGGGTTGCCTGATGCCAAAATGATAGCACATCGGTGGTAACATTGGCACATAA from Thamnophis elegans isolate rThaEle1 chromosome 3, rThaEle1.pri, whole genome shotgun sequence includes:
- the LRATD1 gene encoding protein LRATD1, coding for MGNQLDRITHLSYSELPTGDPSGIEKDELRVGVAYFFSDEEEDLDERGQPDKYCVKGSSSPAQESPTRHHHHHHAPQLALSETQFSAFRGQECIFSKVSGDSQTGDLSVSPASSLPALCKPGDLLELLYLGPSEHPPPPPQWAVYVGNAQIIHLHQGQIRQDSLYEAAAGNVGRVVSSWYRFRPLVAELVVQNACSHLGLKSPEICWTNSESFAAWCRFGKREFKAGGELQPASGSQPQQQYYLKIHLADSKGHTVRFQSLEDLIREKRRIDASGKLRVIQELAMVDDGKE